One segment of SAR324 cluster bacterium DNA contains the following:
- a CDS encoding sugar ABC transporter ATP-binding protein, which translates to MALPDPGAFVSMMGVTKRYAGVTALDNVDFRVSAGEAVCLAGENGSGKSTLLKILAGVEQPTEGLIHIDGLQKDQLNPRLSAAAGIMVIFQDFSLFPNLTVAENIAFACQLTQHRKWFHKRDARTLATVALERIGVDIPIHERVESLPVAHKQLVAIARALASEARLIIMDEPTTALTEREVRSLLRIIRMLKDDGVAVVFVSHKLAEVLEVSERVVVLRNGCKVAEGPAEEFDTTSLTRHMTGRDVPEHPPNALIETPETLMQVRNLNKEGSFHDVSFDIRKGEVLGITGLLGSGRTSLAKALFGLVTPDKGQINLNGHPIPLGDPIAAASSQIGYVPEDRLTEGLFLTQSIIRNVAIGRLDHHDKYGFLDLPALVSDASKWSNRLKVKTPSVEAPVQSLSGGNQQRVVLARWLARAPLVLILNGPSVGVDVGSKSDIHDIIHDLASSGLGVVVISDDLPELVSTCHRILVMRLGMIIDEVGAGTVTEGELAYKLAS; encoded by the coding sequence ATGGCTTTGCCTGATCCTGGCGCCTTCGTCTCAATGATGGGTGTCACAAAACGCTATGCAGGTGTGACAGCACTCGACAATGTTGATTTTCGAGTCAGCGCTGGGGAAGCGGTCTGCCTAGCTGGGGAAAACGGATCTGGCAAGTCTACACTGTTAAAAATATTAGCTGGAGTTGAGCAACCCACTGAAGGTTTAATCCACATTGACGGTCTTCAAAAAGATCAATTAAATCCCCGTCTTTCGGCTGCTGCTGGGATTATGGTCATCTTCCAAGACTTTTCTCTTTTTCCAAATCTGACTGTTGCTGAAAATATTGCCTTCGCCTGTCAACTCACCCAGCATCGAAAATGGTTTCATAAGCGAGATGCCCGAACTTTAGCAACTGTGGCCCTCGAGCGCATTGGTGTGGACATTCCAATACATGAACGTGTTGAGTCTCTTCCTGTTGCTCATAAGCAGTTGGTCGCCATTGCAAGAGCGCTTGCTTCGGAAGCAAGATTGATAATCATGGACGAACCGACTACAGCGTTGACAGAACGGGAAGTACGTTCGCTTTTGCGCATCATCCGGATGCTCAAGGATGATGGTGTCGCGGTAGTTTTTGTCAGCCATAAACTAGCTGAGGTTCTAGAGGTCAGCGAGCGAGTAGTTGTATTGCGTAACGGTTGTAAGGTTGCTGAGGGTCCTGCGGAAGAATTTGACACGACCTCTCTTACACGTCATATGACAGGTCGAGATGTACCAGAACACCCTCCAAATGCATTGATTGAAACCCCTGAAACTTTGATGCAGGTCAGGAATTTGAACAAAGAGGGTTCATTCCATGATGTCTCATTTGACATACGCAAAGGAGAAGTACTTGGAATTACGGGTCTGTTGGGTAGTGGTCGGACATCATTAGCAAAAGCACTCTTTGGCCTGGTCACTCCAGACAAGGGTCAGATTAATTTAAATGGCCACCCAATCCCATTGGGAGATCCGATTGCAGCTGCTTCCAGCCAAATTGGGTATGTTCCAGAAGATCGCTTGACAGAGGGATTGTTTCTTACCCAGTCAATAATCCGCAATGTTGCGATTGGAAGGCTGGACCATCATGACAAATATGGTTTCCTAGATTTGCCTGCGCTAGTCAGTGATGCAAGCAAATGGTCAAATCGCTTAAAAGTCAAGACACCCTCTGTAGAGGCCCCAGTACAATCCCTCTCAGGTGGCAACCAGCAACGAGTTGTCCTTGCACGTTGGTTGGCACGAGCACCTTTGGTGCTGATTCTCAACGGACCGAGTGTTGGGGTAGATGTGGGCTCCAAATCTGACATCCATGACATCATTCACGATCTTGCTTCTTCTGGGCTAGGTGTGGTCGTGATCTCAGACGACCTACCTGAACTAGTATCGACCTGCCATCGTATCCTCGTCATGCGATTGGGAATGATTATTGACGAAGTCGGAGCAGGAACTGTAACCGAAGGAGAACTTGCCTACAAACTCGCCTCATGA
- a CDS encoding autoinducer 2 ABC transporter substrate-binding protein — protein MMKKFLSAIAISATALVATPSSYAQETSIATVVKIAGIQWFNRMEEGVKKYAADTGSNAFQVGPAQADPQQQAALIEDMIAQGVNALAVVPMSPEALEPVLARAMKQGIVVITHEAASQQNVAYDIEAFVNEDFGANLMEQLAQCMDSEGEYAVFVGSLTSQTHNQWVDGAIAYQKEKYPKMKMVGDKNETFDDAQNAYERAQEVLRAFPNVKGMQGSASTDVAGIGLAIEERGMEKETCVFGTSLPSIAGQYLETGAVDGIGFWDPSVAGYAMNKLAQMVIDGQKVTDGMNLGLEGYEKVKLDGKVIYGQAWVNVNKSNMADYPF, from the coding sequence ATGATGAAAAAGTTTTTATCAGCAATAGCCATTTCAGCAACTGCACTTGTAGCCACCCCTTCAAGTTATGCGCAAGAAACATCAATTGCTACCGTGGTAAAGATTGCTGGAATCCAATGGTTTAACCGAATGGAAGAAGGTGTAAAAAAATACGCTGCAGATACAGGTTCAAACGCATTTCAAGTGGGCCCTGCCCAAGCTGATCCACAACAGCAAGCCGCTTTGATTGAAGACATGATTGCACAAGGAGTTAATGCCTTAGCTGTAGTTCCGATGTCCCCTGAAGCGCTGGAACCAGTGTTGGCTCGTGCTATGAAACAAGGCATTGTTGTCATTACTCACGAGGCAGCAAGTCAACAAAACGTGGCTTACGACATTGAAGCCTTTGTTAACGAAGACTTTGGGGCCAATCTGATGGAGCAACTTGCTCAGTGTATGGATAGCGAAGGCGAATATGCCGTATTTGTTGGTTCTCTGACCTCTCAAACTCACAATCAATGGGTGGACGGTGCCATTGCCTACCAAAAGGAGAAATATCCAAAAATGAAGATGGTGGGTGATAAAAACGAGACCTTTGATGATGCCCAAAATGCTTATGAGCGAGCCCAGGAAGTTTTGCGAGCCTTTCCTAATGTCAAAGGTATGCAAGGTTCGGCTTCAACTGACGTGGCCGGCATTGGTCTTGCCATCGAAGAGCGGGGAATGGAGAAGGAAACATGTGTCTTCGGAACTTCACTACCCTCAATTGCCGGGCAATACTTGGAGACAGGTGCTGTAGATGGGATCGGCTTCTGGGATCCCTCGGTGGCTGGCTATGCAATGAACAAGTTAGCACAGATGGTAATTGATGGGCAAAAGGTCACAGATGGTATGAACTTAGGCCTTGAAGGCTACGAGAAGGTAAAACTCGACGGCAAAGTGATCTATGGCCAAGCTTGGGTCAATGTGAACAAGAGTAACATGGCGGACTATCCGTTCTGA